A window of the Mesorhizobium opportunistum WSM2075 genome harbors these coding sequences:
- a CDS encoding aldo/keto reductase, whose amino-acid sequence MPEQITLNDGAAIPQLGLGVWQVDAGITAQVVGWAIKAGYRLIDTAEGYQNEEGVGEAIRASDVARSELFITSKLRNGAHQRDAALTAFDDTMKKLGIEQLDLFLIHWPVPSQDKYVEAWKTLIELKKAGRIKSIGVSNFNQDHLERIIGETGVTPVVNQIELHPRFQQRALRDFHAGHNIHTESWSPLGSGRLLSDPTIAGIAKKHGKSAAQTMIRWHLQEGLIVIPKSIHQDRVAANFDVFDFELDAQDLETIRGMDSADGRNGPNPATAAFLF is encoded by the coding sequence ATGCCCGAACAGATCACATTGAACGATGGTGCCGCCATTCCACAGCTTGGCCTTGGCGTCTGGCAGGTCGACGCCGGCATCACCGCGCAAGTAGTGGGCTGGGCAATCAAGGCGGGTTACCGGCTGATCGACACCGCCGAGGGCTACCAGAACGAGGAAGGGGTCGGCGAGGCGATCCGCGCTTCCGATGTGGCGAGAAGCGAGCTGTTCATCACCTCGAAGCTGCGCAACGGCGCCCACCAGCGCGACGCGGCTCTCACGGCCTTCGACGACACGATGAAGAAGCTCGGCATCGAGCAGCTCGACCTGTTCCTGATCCACTGGCCGGTTCCCAGCCAGGACAAATATGTCGAGGCGTGGAAGACCCTCATCGAACTCAAAAAGGCCGGCCGCATCAAGTCGATCGGCGTTTCGAATTTCAACCAGGACCATCTGGAGCGCATCATCGGCGAAACGGGCGTGACGCCCGTCGTCAACCAGATCGAATTGCATCCGCGTTTCCAGCAGCGCGCGCTCAGGGATTTCCATGCCGGGCACAACATCCACACCGAAAGTTGGAGCCCGCTGGGCAGCGGCCGTCTGCTCAGCGATCCGACCATCGCGGGCATCGCCAAAAAGCACGGCAAATCCGCCGCGCAGACGATGATCCGCTGGCACCTTCAGGAAGGGCTGATCGTGATCCCGAAGTCTATCCACCAGGACCGCGTCGCGGCGAATTTCGATGTCTTCGATTTCGAGCTGGACGCGCAGGACCTGGAGACGATCCGGGGCATGGATTCGGCTGACGGCCGCAACGGACCGAACCCCGCCACGGCGGCGTTTTTGTTTTAA